One Spiroplasma endosymbiont of Cantharis nigra DNA segment encodes these proteins:
- the gyrA gene encoding DNA topoisomerase (ATP-hydrolyzing) subunit A, with product MSEIKHGRILEMDIKSEVEKDFLEYSMSVIVSRALPDLKDGLKPVHRRIIYAMNDLKITSDTPHKKSARIVGEVIGKYHPHGDSSVYEAMVRMSQDFSYRYPLVEGHGNFGSIDGDGAAAMRYTEARLSKITSLLLKDIDMETVPFVDNYDASEREPKYLTGYFPNLLVNGATGIAVGMATNIPPHNLREVVGATIAYIKDDQMTIDDILKFIKGPDFPTGALMTNGKSMIEGYRTGKGNLIIRSKIDIEETSKNQRIVVSEIPYQTNKLKVVEKIVELYKNKIIMGISDIRDESNYEGIRIVIELSKNSNPQLIIKKLYKYTNLQSSFAINMLSLNNGIPVVLNIRDIIKFYVKYQIEIIVKRSIFEKNKLNSKLHILNAIRITLDHIDEIIKIIKESKTTEIAHQKLFKAFGFDEKQSKAILDMRLQRLVGLEREKVELDIKNIEIRISELEEILASKEKQNDLLISQLEEIVNKFGDERRTKIIEEDETQIDDEELIQDSQMLITLSEDGYIRRLSNEEFKTQKRGGKGVIINNNHEDNISIAKFGKTKDDVLFFTDEGKVYRIKAYNITQFSRNARGVPVINFIGINSSEKVTSILPLKNKKNIFKYLLFVTRKGVVKKVEIEEFNRINNFGKIAINLDEEDKLVSVIPTIGGTEILIASLNGKIIKVNENNFRPMSRSSRGVKGMGLDKNDFVVSSCSSYKNESVATISEKGIVKKTLISEYNIFGRGAKGVLGMKLSDKTGKFKSLLAIRETDEILMISSKGKIIKIGAQDINLQSRNSAGVIGFNLEEDETITSTTLEWNKGE from the coding sequence ATGAGTGAAATAAAACACGGTCGTATTTTGGAAATGGACATTAAAAGTGAAGTTGAAAAAGATTTTTTAGAATACTCAATGAGTGTTATTGTTAGTAGAGCTCTTCCTGATTTAAAAGATGGATTAAAACCTGTACATAGAAGAATTATTTATGCTATGAATGATTTAAAAATTACATCAGATACTCCTCATAAAAAGTCTGCTCGTATTGTTGGGGAAGTAATTGGTAAATATCATCCACATGGAGATTCATCAGTTTATGAAGCTATGGTTAGAATGTCACAAGATTTTTCCTACAGATATCCATTAGTTGAAGGACATGGAAATTTTGGTTCAATTGATGGTGATGGTGCAGCTGCAATGCGTTATACTGAAGCAAGACTTTCAAAAATCACATCTTTACTATTAAAAGATATTGATATGGAAACAGTACCATTTGTTGATAACTATGATGCTTCTGAAAGAGAACCAAAGTATTTAACAGGTTATTTTCCAAATCTTTTAGTTAACGGAGCAACTGGTATTGCTGTTGGTATGGCCACTAATATTCCACCTCATAATCTAAGAGAAGTTGTAGGGGCAACTATTGCATATATAAAAGATGATCAAATGACAATTGATGATATTTTAAAGTTTATTAAAGGTCCTGATTTTCCAACAGGAGCATTAATGACAAATGGAAAAAGTATGATTGAAGGTTATAGAACCGGTAAAGGCAATTTAATAATAAGGTCAAAAATTGATATTGAAGAAACTAGCAAAAATCAAAGAATTGTTGTTAGTGAAATTCCATATCAAACTAATAAATTAAAGGTTGTTGAAAAAATTGTAGAACTTTATAAAAATAAAATTATAATGGGTATTTCAGATATTAGAGATGAATCTAACTATGAAGGAATTAGAATTGTTATAGAATTATCTAAAAACTCTAATCCTCAACTTATAATTAAAAAACTTTATAAATATACAAATCTGCAGTCAAGTTTTGCAATAAATATGCTTTCTCTAAATAATGGGATTCCTGTTGTTTTAAACATTAGAGATATAATTAAATTTTATGTAAAATATCAAATTGAAATAATTGTTAAAAGAAGTATTTTTGAAAAAAATAAATTAAATTCTAAACTACATATTTTAAATGCAATTAGAATTACATTAGATCATATTGACGAAATTATAAAAATTATAAAAGAATCAAAAACTACTGAAATTGCACATCAAAAATTATTTAAAGCTTTTGGTTTTGATGAAAAACAATCCAAAGCAATTTTAGATATGAGATTACAAAGATTAGTAGGATTGGAAAGAGAAAAAGTAGAATTAGATATTAAAAATATAGAAATAAGAATATCTGAACTTGAAGAAATTTTGGCTTCAAAAGAGAAACAAAATGATTTACTAATTAGTCAACTTGAAGAAATAGTAAATAAATTTGGTGATGAAAGAAGAACAAAAATTATTGAAGAGGATGAAACTCAAATTGATGATGAAGAGTTAATTCAAGATAGTCAAATGCTAATAACTTTATCAGAAGATGGATATATTAGAAGACTTTCTAATGAGGAATTTAAAACTCAAAAACGTGGTGGTAAAGGTGTCATTATAAATAATAATCATGAAGATAATATTTCAATTGCAAAATTTGGTAAAACAAAAGATGATGTATTATTTTTTACAGATGAAGGAAAAGTTTATAGAATTAAAGCTTATAATATAACACAATTCTCTAGAAATGCTAGAGGTGTACCAGTAATTAACTTTATTGGAATAAACTCATCTGAAAAAGTAACATCGATTTTACCCCTAAAAAATAAAAAAAATATCTTTAAATATTTACTTTTTGTAACTCGAAAAGGAGTTGTTAAAAAAGTTGAAATAGAAGAATTTAACAGAATTAATAACTTTGGTAAAATTGCAATTAATCTAGATGAAGAAGATAAGCTAGTTTCAGTAATACCAACAATTGGAGGTACTGAAATTTTAATAGCTTCATTGAATGGAAAAATAATTAAAGTAAATGAAAATAATTTTAGACCAATGTCTAGATCTTCTAGAGGAGTAAAAGGTATGGGATTAGACAAAAATGATTTTGTTGTATCATCATGTTCAAGTTACAAAAATGAAAGTGTGGCAACTATATCAGAAAAAGGAATTGTTAAAAAAACACTTATAAGTGAATATAATATTTTTGGTAGAGGTGCTAAAGGTGTTTTAGGAATGAAGCTTAGTGATAAGACAGGAAAATTTAAATCTCTTTTAGCAATTAGAGAAACAGATGAAATTTTAATGATTTCTTCAAAAGGTAAAATAATAAAAATTGGTGCTCAAGATATCAACTTACAATCAAGAAATTCTGCTGGGGTAATTGGTTTTAACTTAGAAGAGGATGAAACTATTACATCAACTACA
- the gyrB gene encoding DNA topoisomerase (ATP-hydrolyzing) subunit B, giving the protein MENNKYGANQIQVLEGLEAVRKRPGMYIGNTNKTGLHHMIWEILDNSVDETLAGFCNEISIFITDQNEIIIKDNGRGIPVDIHPKTKKTTLETIFTILHAGGKFDEATYKVSGGLHGVGASVVNALSLYVEAMISRDGKIYHQRFSEGGRNATALKEIGNSDSNGSIIKFKPDPGIFKEVIDFDFKVIQNKIRQLAFLNKKLKLNLYDQRNDKYLSYIFEDGIKDYIKEINSGKEKVHDEIFYMSNSFNDIEVEISIQYNETYDENLFSFCNNIFTSEGGSHEEGFRSALLKAVNSYTNDLKNFKGNKFTWDDLKEGIVAVVSIRHRDPLYEGQTKAKLSNTDAKEAVLEITNEAFKEFLLKNPNDAKKIIEKILVSQRARKAAQRAREDTRRKSAIDNFSLPGKLADCESKDIQECELYLVEGDSAGGSAKTGRNRKTQAILSLRGKVLNVEKVKQSKVFDNNEIQSIIAAVGIGVKNDIDLKKLRYGKIIIMTDADVDGAHIRVLLLTFFYRYMKELILNGNVYIAQPPLYKIDNGKNIFDYAYNDLELDQLKEEKYKELKYTIQRYKGLGEMDPIQLWETTMDPERRTMIQIKVEDAFLANEVFSSLMGENADLRKQFITENAQFVENIDI; this is encoded by the coding sequence ATGGAAAATAATAAGTATGGAGCTAATCAAATTCAAGTACTTGAAGGATTAGAAGCTGTTAGAAAAAGACCTGGAATGTATATTGGAAATACAAATAAAACTGGTCTTCATCATATGATTTGAGAAATATTGGATAACTCTGTGGATGAGACATTAGCAGGTTTTTGTAATGAAATATCTATTTTTATAACTGATCAAAATGAGATAATAATTAAAGATAATGGGAGAGGAATACCAGTTGATATTCACCCAAAAACAAAAAAAACAACTTTAGAAACAATTTTTACTATTTTACATGCTGGGGGTAAATTTGATGAAGCCACTTATAAAGTCTCAGGTGGTTTACATGGTGTTGGTGCTTCAGTTGTAAATGCATTATCATTATATGTTGAAGCAATGATTTCAAGGGATGGAAAAATTTATCATCAAAGATTTTCTGAAGGTGGTAGAAATGCTACTGCTCTTAAGGAAATTGGAAATTCTGATTCAAATGGATCAATTATAAAATTTAAACCTGATCCAGGAATTTTTAAAGAGGTTATAGATTTTGATTTTAAAGTAATTCAAAATAAAATTAGACAACTAGCTTTTTTAAATAAAAAATTAAAACTAAATTTATATGATCAAAGAAATGATAAGTATCTTAGCTATATTTTTGAAGATGGAATAAAGGATTATATAAAAGAAATTAATAGTGGAAAAGAAAAAGTACATGATGAAATTTTTTATATGTCAAATAGTTTTAATGATATTGAAGTTGAAATTTCAATTCAATATAACGAAACATATGACGAAAATTTATTTTCATTTTGTAATAATATTTTTACATCTGAAGGTGGTTCACACGAAGAGGGATTTAGAAGTGCATTATTAAAAGCAGTTAATTCTTATACTAATGATTTAAAAAATTTTAAAGGTAATAAATTTACTTGAGATGATTTAAAAGAAGGAATTGTAGCTGTTGTTTCAATTAGACATAGAGATCCTTTATATGAGGGACAAACAAAAGCAAAATTATCTAATACAGATGCTAAGGAAGCAGTTTTAGAAATAACAAATGAAGCATTTAAGGAATTCTTATTGAAAAACCCAAATGATGCTAAAAAGATTATTGAGAAAATTTTAGTTTCTCAAAGAGCAAGAAAAGCTGCTCAAAGAGCAAGAGAAGATACAAGAAGAAAATCAGCAATTGATAATTTTTCATTACCTGGAAAATTAGCAGATTGTGAGTCAAAAGATATTCAAGAATGTGAATTATATCTTGTTGAGGGTGATTCTGCTGGAGGTAGTGCAAAAACTGGTAGAAATAGAAAAACACAAGCAATTCTTTCATTAAGAGGAAAAGTTTTAAATGTTGAAAAAGTAAAACAATCTAAAGTTTTTGATAATAATGAAATTCAATCTATTATTGCAGCAGTTGGAATTGGTGTTAAAAATGATATTGATCTTAAAAAATTAAGATATGGAAAAATAATTATTATGACCGATGCTGATGTTGATGGTGCACATATAAGAGTATTACTGTTGACTTTCTTTTATAGATATATGAAGGAATTAATTTTAAATGGAAATGTTTATATTGCTCAGCCACCATTATATAAAATTGATAATGGAAAAAATATTTTTGACTATGCATATAATGATTTGGAACTTGATCAATTAAAAGAAGAAAAGTATAAAGAATTAAAATATACAATTCAAAGATATAAAGGACTTGGTGAAATGGATCCTATTCAGTTATGAGAAACAACAATGGACCCAGAAAGAAGAACTATGATTCAAATTAAAGTTGAAGATGCATTTCTTGCAAATGAAGTTTTCTCTAGTTTAATGGGAGAAAATGCAGATTTAAGAAAACAGTTTATTACTGAAAATGCACAGTTTGTAGAAAATATAGATATTTAA